A window of Trueperaceae bacterium contains these coding sequences:
- a CDS encoding M20/M25/M40 family metallo-hydrolase, with the protein MAEVPVGVPEEAVRGYARWLAEREQEMIDMLAALVNFDTPSSRKDLLDTAMSSVEATCRATGAQVERVEQQEAGDHLVARWPGRGESAPTVLVLAHLDTVWPADETSRRPFAQEEGKLTGPGVFDMKAGLVQGLFAIGAFKEGASGGSCNVTLIVSSDEETGSRSSRKLIEAEAARSQVVLVVEPASGPKLKTARKGVGMY; encoded by the coding sequence GTGGCTGAGGTGCCCGTTGGAGTTCCCGAGGAAGCAGTACGCGGCTACGCCCGGTGGCTTGCCGAGCGCGAGCAGGAGATGATCGACATGCTGGCGGCGTTGGTCAACTTCGACACGCCCAGCAGCCGCAAGGACCTGCTGGACACCGCGATGTCGTCGGTCGAGGCGACCTGCCGGGCGACGGGGGCTCAGGTCGAGCGCGTCGAACAGCAGGAGGCGGGCGACCATCTGGTGGCCCGCTGGCCCGGCAGGGGCGAGAGCGCTCCCACCGTGCTGGTACTCGCCCACCTCGACACCGTCTGGCCGGCCGACGAGACCTCCCGCCGCCCCTTCGCTCAGGAGGAGGGCAAGCTCACCGGTCCCGGCGTCTTCGACATGAAAGCAGGGCTCGTCCAAGGGCTCTTCGCCATCGGGGCCTTCAAGGAGGGCGCGAGCGGAGGTTCCTGCAACGTCACGTTGATCGTGAGCAGCGACGAGGAGACCGGCAGCAGGAGCTCCCGGAAGCTCATCGAGGCGGAGGCCGCCCGGTCGCAGGTGGTGCTGGTGGTGGAACCGGCATCGGGACCGAAGCTCAAGACCGCCCGCAAGGGGGTGGGGATGTACGA
- a CDS encoding M28 family peptidase: protein MVSRPREDELLSQVSGRRLMDATAAIAQWVRLSGEPDELKSFRWIEARLREYGYETELLHHRAYISLPEAAMLSVEGGGEFEGISHAFATSTPATGVTARLVDANDPDADFTGAIVLIDGMASGVSVTNWEARGTVGQVHVHDDHLHETSVSPVWGNPTERGLELMPGTPSMSIRRSTAGVLRERLAQGPVTVTIHTRTLTEWRPIPLLIADLAAAPDRPFVLLSTHVDSWYYGAMDNGSANATVIEVARILAQRAKGHRRGLRLAFWSGHSHGRFAGSAWYADEKWHELYDHCIANVFVDSTGGMGATIVTEAPVMPQTKALASRAVNAVTGEEFEGKRIGRFADQSFYGIGLNSVFGTLSEQDAADSGSTISFKTGGKRAGGLGWWWHTPADTVDKVDEEFLVRDTKIYLAVVNELLTADLLPFDYRPAVDEIVETVRPRVQAAREQLDLSRLMLELESLQRDVHEFHEAATKAPAQSNELINDTLLGLSRHLVPIAFHEEVRYVRDPAAPLVPVPSMKDLERLAKLPADDPTAHAIATRLHRTANWVVSAARAAARLARSATEALRGG from the coding sequence ATGGTGTCAAGACCCCGCGAAGACGAACTCCTCTCCCAGGTCTCGGGTCGCAGGCTGATGGACGCGACCGCGGCTATCGCCCAGTGGGTGAGGCTGTCGGGCGAGCCGGACGAACTCAAGAGCTTCCGCTGGATCGAGGCCCGGCTGCGCGAGTACGGTTACGAGACCGAGCTGCTCCACCACCGCGCATACATCAGTCTGCCCGAGGCCGCGATGCTGAGCGTCGAAGGGGGCGGGGAGTTCGAAGGGATAAGCCACGCCTTCGCGACTTCGACCCCGGCCACCGGTGTCACCGCCCGGCTGGTGGACGCCAACGATCCGGACGCCGACTTCACAGGAGCGATCGTGCTGATCGACGGCATGGCCAGCGGGGTGAGCGTGACCAACTGGGAGGCGAGGGGCACGGTTGGGCAGGTCCACGTGCACGACGACCACCTGCACGAGACGAGCGTCTCACCCGTGTGGGGCAACCCCACCGAGCGCGGTCTCGAGCTCATGCCCGGCACACCCAGCATGTCGATCCGCCGGTCGACCGCCGGCGTCCTGAGAGAACGACTCGCCCAGGGGCCGGTGACGGTCACGATCCACACCAGGACCCTTACCGAGTGGCGCCCCATCCCGCTCCTCATCGCCGACCTGGCCGCCGCCCCCGATCGCCCCTTCGTCCTGCTCTCGACCCACGTCGACTCCTGGTACTACGGGGCGATGGACAACGGCAGCGCCAACGCCACGGTCATCGAGGTAGCCAGGATCCTGGCGCAACGAGCGAAGGGGCATAGGCGCGGCCTGCGGCTCGCGTTCTGGTCGGGACACTCCCACGGCCGCTTCGCCGGCTCGGCCTGGTACGCCGACGAGAAGTGGCACGAGCTCTACGACCACTGCATCGCGAACGTCTTCGTCGATTCGACCGGGGGGATGGGGGCCACCATCGTCACCGAGGCGCCGGTCATGCCGCAGACCAAGGCGCTCGCATCCCGCGCCGTGAACGCCGTGACCGGCGAGGAGTTCGAGGGGAAACGGATCGGCCGCTTCGCCGACCAGTCGTTCTACGGGATCGGCCTCAACTCGGTCTTCGGCACCCTCTCGGAGCAGGATGCGGCGGACTCGGGGAGCACCATCTCGTTCAAGACCGGTGGCAAGCGTGCCGGCGGCCTGGGCTGGTGGTGGCACACGCCCGCCGACACCGTCGACAAGGTGGACGAGGAGTTCCTCGTGCGGGACACGAAGATCTACCTCGCGGTCGTGAACGAGCTGCTCACGGCCGATCTTCTCCCGTTCGACTACCGGCCGGCCGTGGACGAGATCGTCGAAACCGTGCGGCCACGGGTGCAGGCGGCGCGGGAGCAACTCGACCTGAGCCGGCTGATGTTGGAGCTGGAGAGCCTGCAGAGGGACGTCCACGAGTTCCACGAGGCCGCTACGAAGGCGCCGGCCCAGTCGAACGAACTCATCAACGACACGCTGCTGGGGTTGTCTCGTCACCTGGTGCCGATCGCCTTCCACGAGGAGGTGCGCTACGTGCGCGACCCCGCCGCGCCGCTGGTCCCGGTGCCGTCCATGAAGGACCTCGAGCGACTGGCGAAGCTTCCTGCCGATGACCCCACCGCTCACGCCATCGCGACTCGACTACACCGGACGGCCAACTGGGTCGTGAGCGCGGCAAGGGCGGCCGCGAGGCTGGCCCGAAGCGCCACCGAAGCGTTGAGGGGTGGCTGA
- a CDS encoding ABC transporter permease: MSVIPLRRPTEQRGSRPSMRAFKRFRRHRAAQAGGVLLLFLLLSGVFAPLIAPYDPNDTDLLVRLQPPTLEHPFGTDHLGRDLLSRVIYGARISVVIGVISVGIALLGGLPLGLAAGWSGGTVDRFLSAAIDFLLSFPPLLLAILVIAIFGPGLGNAMIAIGISLMPIFARLIRAEVIRVREEVYVEAARALGAGDLRIIRSHLLPNSLPPIIVQVTLSMATAILSASYLGFLGLGAQPPTPEWGAMLNDGRRYLRSAMHVSIFPGAVIMLAILAFNLFGDGLRDALDPRANRG, encoded by the coding sequence GTGAGCGTCATCCCTCTGAGGCGTCCTACGGAGCAGCGCGGCTCGCGCCCCTCCATGCGTGCCTTCAAGCGCTTCCGCCGCCACCGCGCGGCCCAGGCGGGAGGCGTCCTCCTCCTCTTCCTCCTCCTGAGCGGAGTGTTCGCCCCGCTCATCGCCCCTTACGACCCGAACGATACCGACCTGCTGGTCAGGCTCCAACCGCCCACCCTCGAGCACCCGTTCGGTACCGATCACCTGGGCCGCGATCTGCTCTCGCGGGTCATCTACGGGGCACGCATCTCGGTCGTCATCGGCGTGATCTCGGTGGGCATCGCGCTGCTTGGCGGCCTCCCACTGGGGCTCGCGGCCGGTTGGTCGGGCGGGACGGTGGACCGCTTCCTCTCTGCCGCCATCGACTTCCTGCTGTCGTTCCCGCCGCTGCTGCTGGCCATCCTGGTGATCGCCATCTTCGGGCCCGGCCTGGGCAACGCCATGATCGCCATCGGCATCTCGCTCATGCCGATCTTCGCCCGGCTCATCCGGGCCGAGGTGATCCGGGTGCGCGAGGAGGTCTACGTCGAGGCCGCCCGCGCGCTGGGTGCGGGCGATCTGCGGATCATCAGGAGCCACCTTCTGCCCAACTCCCTGCCGCCGATCATCGTGCAGGTGACGCTGAGCATGGCGACCGCGATCCTCTCGGCCTCCTACCTGGGCTTCCTGGGGCTGGGCGCCCAACCGCCCACGCCCGAGTGGGGCGCGATGCTCAACGACGGCCGCCGCTACCTGCGAAGCGCCATGCACGTCTCGATCTTCCCGGGGGCGGTGATCATGCTCGCCATCCTCGCCTTCAACCTCTTCGGCGACGGACTGCGGGACGCACTCGACCCGCGCGCCAACCGCGGCTGA
- a CDS encoding ABC transporter permease, which translates to MWRYLLQKLVLTVPTVLAVVTFVFLAIRLVPGDPAVIMAGDFADAETLEQLRHEWGLDKPLPVQFGVFMTNLAQGDLGDSIRSRQPVTVELGRRLMVTLKLALASIVVTMILGLTAGIASAVKPYTTLDYFSTVFSLVGVSMPIFWSGLLLIIFFALKLDWLPTGGIGSWQHYVLPAVSLGLFSAGVVARQTRSAMLESLGQDYVRTARSKGLRPRSVIMKHAFKMALIPIVTITGLQFGRMLAGAILTETVFNLPGLGSYLVTAIAQRDYPVIQGIVMLFALTFTLVNLLTDLIYPLINPQLSHR; encoded by the coding sequence ATGTGGCGTTATCTCCTGCAGAAACTCGTGCTCACCGTGCCCACCGTCCTGGCGGTGGTCACCTTCGTCTTCCTGGCGATACGGCTGGTGCCGGGCGACCCTGCGGTGATCATGGCCGGCGATTTCGCCGACGCCGAGACGCTCGAGCAGCTGCGGCACGAGTGGGGGCTCGACAAGCCCCTGCCGGTGCAGTTCGGCGTGTTCATGACCAACCTCGCCCAGGGCGATTTGGGCGACTCGATCCGGTCGCGTCAGCCGGTAACGGTGGAACTGGGCCGGCGGCTCATGGTCACGCTCAAGCTGGCCCTCGCCAGCATCGTCGTGACGATGATCCTGGGTCTCACGGCCGGCATCGCCAGCGCCGTAAAGCCGTACACGACCCTCGACTACTTCAGCACGGTATTTTCCCTGGTGGGCGTGAGCATGCCGATCTTCTGGTCGGGCCTGCTGCTCATCATCTTCTTCGCCCTCAAACTCGACTGGTTGCCCACCGGCGGCATCGGCTCCTGGCAGCACTACGTGTTGCCGGCGGTGAGCCTGGGCCTCTTCTCTGCCGGCGTCGTCGCCAGGCAAACACGCAGCGCCATGCTCGAGAGCCTGGGCCAGGACTACGTGCGAACCGCGCGCTCCAAGGGCCTGAGGCCGCGTTCGGTGATCATGAAGCACGCCTTCAAGATGGCCCTCATCCCGATCGTCACCATCACCGGGCTGCAGTTCGGACGCATGTTGGCGGGCGCCATCCTCACCGAGACGGTCTTCAACCTCCCCGGCCTGGGCAGCTATCTCGTGACCGCCATCGCTCAGCGCGATTACCCGGTCATCCAGGGAATCGTGATGCTCTTCGCCCTCACCTTCACCCTGGTGAACCTGCTGACCGACCTCATCTATCCGCTCATCAACCCGCAGTTGAGCCACCGGTGA
- a CDS encoding ABC transporter substrate-binding protein, which yields MVFSKSLKWTRSLALLVAALVVVMASSSLGFAQSRDRLIIALPIDITIPDLHKGSGLPAFGAVAQIADPLVIERDGELVPWIAESWESADGGRSLIFKIRDGVMAHDGTEITAEDVAWSINRFREISIGRSSLQVVTEVKELDGNRVQVSTEEPFAPLLNTFTYTLIGVYSKDAYDAAGSDEAFSLHPVGPGPYKFVEWVPGQRLVLEAFDEYWAGAPAIETVEFRVILDEASRIAALEAGEIDAIHAFSPLEAQRLSENPDIVVINPPSAGFIRLNMNTQKPPFDDVRVRQAIAYGLDREALAEGIFLGTAPVAHSLVPAGTFGYTGEYDVYEHNPEKARQLLEEAGVPNLSFTLSYGSGRYLLDSEVVTIVQAQLAEIGVNVEIQAMEWAQFSQFIRQPPAEAQSQMSLTWWRSVNGDPDSAIGVFTEAEMPPGGNNPTYYVSEEFERLYAAQQVEPDPEARRQLLEDLQRVLMEELPAIPLYNQPQLWAVRADVIGLEDVITPLSTLEPLYTVSIE from the coding sequence GTGGTTTTTTCGAAGTCACTGAAGTGGACACGGTCCCTGGCATTGCTGGTCGCTGCCCTTGTGGTGGTGATGGCATCCTCCTCCCTCGGTTTCGCCCAGTCGCGCGACCGGCTCATCATCGCCCTGCCCATCGACATCACCATCCCCGACCTGCACAAGGGGAGCGGCCTGCCGGCGTTCGGCGCTGTCGCCCAGATCGCCGATCCTCTGGTGATCGAGCGAGACGGCGAGCTGGTGCCGTGGATCGCCGAGTCGTGGGAGTCTGCCGACGGCGGCCGCTCACTCATCTTCAAGATCCGCGACGGCGTGATGGCCCACGACGGTACCGAGATCACCGCCGAGGACGTCGCCTGGAGCATCAACCGGTTCCGCGAGATCTCGATCGGCCGCTCCTCTTTGCAGGTGGTGACCGAGGTGAAGGAACTGGACGGCAACCGCGTTCAGGTGAGCACCGAGGAGCCGTTCGCTCCGCTCCTCAACACCTTCACCTACACGCTCATCGGCGTCTACTCGAAGGACGCCTACGATGCCGCGGGCAGCGACGAGGCGTTCTCCTTGCACCCCGTGGGCCCCGGTCCGTACAAGTTCGTCGAGTGGGTTCCCGGCCAGCGGCTCGTACTCGAGGCGTTCGACGAGTACTGGGCCGGCGCGCCGGCGATCGAGACCGTCGAGTTCCGCGTAATCCTCGACGAGGCGAGCCGCATCGCCGCGCTCGAGGCGGGTGAGATCGACGCCATCCACGCCTTCTCACCGCTCGAAGCGCAGAGGCTGAGCGAGAACCCCGACATCGTCGTCATAAACCCACCGTCGGCAGGCTTCATCCGCCTCAACATGAACACCCAGAAGCCACCGTTCGATGACGTGCGCGTGCGCCAGGCGATCGCCTACGGCCTCGACCGTGAGGCGTTGGCCGAAGGCATCTTCCTGGGCACCGCGCCGGTCGCGCACTCGCTCGTTCCAGCCGGGACCTTCGGCTACACCGGCGAGTACGACGTCTACGAACACAACCCCGAGAAGGCGCGCCAGCTCCTCGAGGAGGCGGGCGTCCCCAATCTGAGCTTCACCCTCTCGTACGGCAGCGGTCGTTACCTCCTCGACAGCGAGGTCGTCACGATCGTGCAGGCGCAGCTCGCCGAGATCGGCGTCAACGTCGAGATACAGGCGATGGAGTGGGCACAGTTCTCGCAGTTCATCAGGCAACCACCAGCCGAAGCCCAGTCACAGATGTCGCTCACCTGGTGGCGTTCGGTCAACGGCGACCCCGACAGTGCCATCGGCGTGTTCACCGAGGCAGAGATGCCTCCGGGCGGCAACAACCCCACCTACTACGTGAGCGAGGAGTTCGAGAGGCTCTACGCCGCTCAGCAGGTCGAACCCGATCCCGAGGCGCGGCGCCAGCTGCTCGAGGACCTGCAGCGGGTCCTGATGGAGGAGCTCCCGGCGATCCCGCTCTACAACCAGCCGCAGCTGTGGGCCGTTCGGGCCGACGTCATAGGCCTCGAGGACGTCATCACTCCGCTCAGTACCCTGGAGCCGCTCTACACCGTAAGCATCGAGTAG
- a CDS encoding class I SAM-dependent methyltransferase yields the protein MNSDAHRSGSDLARLLTLAADRLGSLAGKEALDVATGGGHVALALAQAGARVTASDLTPGMLAQASNFLREQTPGVEVVFREADAGRLPFDDSTFDLVTCRIAAHHFPDPQAFLGEAERTLRPGGLLVLIDNIAPQDPELARAMNGLERKRDEAHVEAYAVSWWVAGVTRAGLETVHLERFWREKSFREWARRTPPEGKDPALHADEVEEFLRGLSPRARNYLGERDDDQGRLASLRHEVMILLATSQA from the coding sequence GTGAACAGCGACGCGCACAGGAGTGGGAGCGACCTGGCCCGGCTGCTCACGCTCGCCGCCGATCGGTTGGGCAGCCTCGCGGGCAAGGAAGCGCTCGACGTCGCCACCGGCGGGGGGCACGTCGCCCTGGCGCTCGCCCAGGCAGGTGCGCGAGTCACCGCCAGCGACCTCACGCCCGGCATGCTGGCGCAAGCGAGCAACTTCCTCCGCGAACAGACGCCCGGAGTCGAAGTCGTCTTCCGCGAGGCAGATGCCGGCAGGCTGCCGTTCGACGACTCGACGTTCGACCTCGTCACCTGCCGCATCGCCGCCCATCACTTCCCCGACCCGCAGGCGTTCCTCGGCGAGGCTGAGCGCACCTTGCGCCCCGGTGGCCTGCTCGTGCTCATCGACAACATCGCGCCCCAGGATCCGGAGCTGGCGCGGGCGATGAACGGGCTCGAACGCAAGCGCGACGAGGCCCACGTGGAGGCGTACGCCGTCTCGTGGTGGGTGGCCGGAGTCACCCGCGCGGGGTTGGAGACCGTACACCTCGAACGCTTCTGGCGGGAGAAGTCGTTCCGCGAGTGGGCCCGGCGCACGCCCCCCGAAGGCAAGGACCCAGCCTTGCACGCCGACGAGGTCGAGGAGTTCCTCCGCGGCCTGTCCCCGCGCGCCCGAAACTACCTGGGAGAACGCGACGACGACCAGGGTCGGCTCGCTTCACTTCGGCACGAGGTGATGATCCTGCTGGCCACGAGTCAGGCCTGA
- the uppS gene encoding polyprenyl diphosphate synthase: MSSGQTTLATSKSRPRRVYSALRRLTTPLYWLYERRLLRAVKADGSLPRHIGIIMDGNRRFARTVGLDLKAGHDYGASKAREVLDWCLELGIKHVTLWGFSTDNRGRAPDEVHHLHSLFAAQAKELIDDPRVHRNKVRVRIIGDIEDFPEEAREALREVEKRTEAYDDIHLNVALGYGGREEIVTAVRNLLRSKLDKSGDLEELVRAVDAEEIGRHLYTAGMPDPDFVIRTSGEVRMSGFLLWQTAYSEFYFCDAFWPEFRKIDFLRAMRSFQARERRFGR, encoded by the coding sequence GTGAGCAGCGGCCAAACCACGTTGGCAACGAGTAAATCGAGGCCCAGGCGGGTCTACTCCGCCCTGAGGCGCCTCACCACCCCGCTCTACTGGCTCTACGAACGCCGGCTCCTTCGCGCGGTCAAGGCCGACGGCTCGTTGCCCAGGCACATCGGCATCATCATGGACGGCAACAGGCGCTTCGCCAGGACGGTGGGGCTCGACCTCAAGGCCGGCCACGATTACGGGGCCAGCAAGGCCCGCGAGGTGCTCGACTGGTGCCTCGAGCTGGGGATAAAGCACGTCACGCTCTGGGGCTTCTCGACCGACAACCGCGGCCGCGCCCCGGATGAGGTGCACCACCTGCACAGCCTCTTCGCGGCTCAGGCCAAGGAGCTGATAGACGACCCGAGGGTGCACCGGAACAAGGTGCGGGTGCGGATCATCGGCGACATCGAGGACTTCCCGGAGGAGGCCCGCGAGGCGCTGCGCGAGGTGGAGAAACGCACCGAGGCGTACGACGACATCCACCTCAACGTCGCTCTGGGCTACGGGGGCCGCGAGGAGATCGTCACCGCGGTACGCAACCTGCTGCGCTCGAAACTGGACAAGAGCGGAGACCTCGAGGAGCTGGTACGGGCTGTGGACGCCGAGGAGATCGGCCGCCACCTCTACACTGCCGGCATGCCCGACCCCGACTTCGTCATCCGCACGAGCGGCGAAGTGCGGATGTCCGGCTTCCTGCTCTGGCAGACCGCCTACAGCGAGTTCTACTTCTGCGACGCCTTCTGGCCCGAGTTCCGAAAGATCGACTTCCTGCGGGCGATGCGGAGCTTCCAGGCGCGGGAGAGGCGGTTCGGAAGGTGA
- a CDS encoding carbohydrate ABC transporter permease, whose translation MAPMIFGRNALLRWGLTAIFTVWSLVPIVWLILNSFKSRLDIFAFPPKLFFSPNLDSYRHFLSLGEGTILPNLWNSVVIASLSTVLTIVAGCLAAYAFSRLTFNGRLPLLMSVLATRLLPPITAVIPLFLLMRDLRLLDTHLGLVIVYAAINVPFAIWILKSFFDTIPRELEESARVDGCTTLRALRHITLPLALPGVAATATFIFVLAWNEFTFAFIFTSINAKTMPVVIAETLGELQIYWQDMSALATLIALPGLLFAGFMQRFLVTGLTAGSVK comes from the coding sequence ATGGCCCCGATGATCTTCGGCCGCAATGCGCTGCTGCGCTGGGGCCTGACTGCGATATTTACCGTCTGGTCGCTGGTCCCGATCGTGTGGTTGATACTCAACTCGTTCAAGTCCAGACTCGACATCTTCGCTTTCCCGCCCAAACTCTTCTTCTCACCGAATCTAGACTCATACCGCCACTTCCTCTCCCTGGGCGAAGGCACCATCCTGCCCAACCTCTGGAACAGCGTCGTCATCGCATCCCTCTCCACGGTGCTGACTATCGTTGCCGGATGCCTTGCCGCATACGCGTTCTCGCGCCTGACCTTCAACGGTCGGTTGCCACTGCTCATGTCGGTACTTGCGACCAGACTGCTTCCGCCTATCACCGCCGTCATCCCGCTCTTCCTCCTCATGCGCGACCTGCGGCTACTCGACACTCACCTGGGCTTGGTCATCGTCTACGCGGCCATCAACGTGCCGTTCGCCATCTGGATCCTCAAGTCGTTCTTCGACACCATCCCTCGTGAGCTGGAGGAGTCGGCCCGGGTAGACGGCTGCACGACTCTGCGGGCGCTGCGGCACATAACCTTGCCACTGGCTCTGCCCGGTGTGGCCGCGACGGCCACCTTCATATTCGTCCTCGCCTGGAACGAGTTCACCTTCGCGTTCATCTTCACGAGCATCAACGCCAAAACCATGCCGGTGGTCATCGCCGAGACCCTAGGCGAGCTGCAGATCTACTGGCAGGACATGAGTGCCCTGGCGACGCTCATCGCCTTGCCTGGGCTGCTCTTCGCCGGTTTCATGCAGAGGTTCCTGGTAACGGGCTTGACGGCCGGGTCGGTGAAGTAA
- a CDS encoding sugar ABC transporter permease: protein MPYLLLAPSFLLLGVVLIYPLVYNVYLSFFAWRYINPSATRFIGFDNYATLLGDGTFWAVSSFTALFVVATIALEFVLGLTGALLLGSLDRSRKWFATIILLPYLIAPIAVGLDWRLLWNHDFGLINWFVGLIGIQPVTWLGDSQMSRLAVVVTEVWRSTPFVTIILLAGLTAIPKEVLEAARSDGVNAWQELWHIILPLLRPSLTIALLFQTILKLRVFDLIYIMTGGGPGNSTTPYGIHIYRTYFRYFDGGQAATIAVVLMVLGAAISFVYIRLVYREVQH from the coding sequence GTGCCGTATCTACTGCTGGCGCCGTCGTTCCTGCTCCTGGGCGTCGTACTCATATATCCGCTGGTCTACAACGTCTATCTCTCCTTCTTCGCCTGGCGCTACATAAACCCCAGCGCGACCCGCTTCATCGGCTTCGATAACTACGCCACACTGCTGGGAGACGGCACGTTTTGGGCGGTATCGAGCTTCACGGCACTGTTCGTGGTCGCCACGATCGCCCTCGAGTTCGTGCTGGGGCTCACCGGCGCCCTGTTGCTCGGTTCGCTCGACAGGAGCCGGAAGTGGTTCGCCACGATAATCCTGCTGCCCTACCTGATCGCGCCCATAGCCGTTGGCCTCGATTGGCGGCTGTTGTGGAACCACGACTTCGGGCTCATCAACTGGTTCGTTGGTCTGATAGGAATCCAGCCGGTCACGTGGCTGGGCGACTCGCAGATGAGCCGACTCGCCGTAGTCGTCACGGAAGTGTGGCGGTCTACTCCGTTCGTGACTATCATCCTGCTCGCCGGCCTGACGGCGATCCCCAAGGAGGTGCTGGAGGCAGCGCGATCCGACGGAGTCAATGCCTGGCAGGAACTCTGGCACATCATCCTGCCGCTGCTGCGGCCCTCGCTCACCATCGCTCTGCTGTTCCAAACGATCCTCAAACTGCGGGTATTCGATCTGATCTACATCATGACCGGCGGCGGCCCAGGCAATTCGACCACGCCGTACGGCATCCATATCTACCGCACCTACTTCAGATACTTCGACGGCGGCCAGGCGGCGACGATCGCGGTGGTCCTGATGGTTCTGGGGGCGGCGATAAGCTTCGTCTACATCCGACTCGTTTACCGGGAGGTCCAGCACTGA
- a CDS encoding extracellular solute-binding protein, which yields MTRINGSIRNLVLVFIATTSISLLMVASAQESITLLIHPTLYEATGGEGGLVSEFTDATGIEVEVVTAPTDQLRERAVIEYVSGTGRFDVATLQDSWMNLEVAAFLEPLSDRFQATDNEYASDDIIQSLLAVNTVDGNLVAIPFRGGTTMLYYRKDLLEEAGVEPPTTIEELGAAAKELTREGVYGLVMRGVPGFEITQDFARLLFAHGGEILDESGTECLLDEPEGIATIAFWADLFQGGYMPPDTFALGRDDQIRMLQTGDAAMGIYFSPYYGRIVAETGPEVIGWSVTPTADGVEPGRSLNTLWSLAIDRNSDNKDAAWQLVQWLTNPENQLTMAVEYANAPVRASVYNDQGFSSGNPAAAGWLTATAASEFTPSHPRFAEMADIITIELTTALEGRSTPEEAAGAMCRQIDSLL from the coding sequence ATGACAAGGATCAACGGTTCAATACGAAATCTGGTTCTGGTGTTTATCGCTACGACGAGTATCTCGCTGTTGATGGTGGCCTCGGCCCAGGAGAGCATCACCCTTCTGATCCACCCCACCCTCTATGAAGCGACCGGGGGTGAGGGGGGACTGGTAAGCGAATTCACCGATGCCACCGGCATAGAGGTCGAGGTGGTGACCGCCCCGACCGATCAGCTTCGCGAGCGAGCGGTGATCGAGTACGTGAGCGGTACGGGCAGGTTCGACGTCGCCACGCTGCAAGACTCGTGGATGAACCTTGAGGTGGCTGCCTTCCTCGAGCCGCTGAGCGACCGCTTCCAAGCGACAGATAACGAGTACGCGTCCGACGACATCATCCAGTCGTTACTCGCTGTCAATACCGTCGACGGCAACCTCGTCGCCATCCCGTTTCGCGGTGGCACCACCATGCTCTACTACCGGAAGGATCTCCTCGAAGAGGCCGGAGTGGAGCCGCCTACCACCATCGAGGAGTTGGGTGCGGCGGCCAAGGAGCTGACGCGGGAGGGCGTTTACGGTCTAGTGATGCGCGGCGTACCAGGGTTCGAGATCACTCAGGACTTCGCACGGCTCCTATTCGCGCACGGCGGCGAGATACTGGACGAGTCCGGAACCGAATGTCTGCTCGACGAGCCCGAGGGAATTGCAACGATCGCATTCTGGGCTGACCTCTTCCAGGGCGGCTACATGCCACCCGACACGTTCGCCTTGGGCCGTGACGATCAGATCAGGATGCTGCAGACCGGAGACGCGGCGATGGGAATCTACTTCTCGCCCTACTACGGCCGCATCGTGGCCGAGACCGGACCAGAGGTCATCGGATGGAGCGTCACCCCCACCGCCGACGGCGTTGAGCCGGGACGCAGCCTAAATACTCTCTGGAGCCTCGCGATAGACAGGAACAGTGATAACAAGGATGCCGCCTGGCAACTCGTCCAGTGGCTCACCAACCCCGAGAACCAGCTGACGATGGCGGTCGAGTACGCTAATGCCCCGGTTCGAGCGTCGGTTTACAACGACCAGGGCTTCAGCAGCGGGAATCCGGCTGCGGCCGGATGGCTGACGGCGACTGCTGCCTCCGAGTTCACCCCTTCTCATCCGAGATTCGCCGAGATGGCCGACATCATCACTATCGAACTCACGACCGCGCTCGAGGGTCGTTCCACACCCGAGGAAGCAGCCGGAGCGATGTGTCGGCAGATAGACAGCTTGCTCTGA